The Gemmobacter aquarius genome contains the following window.
CCAGAACATCAATCAGGCGGTGGAAACGCTTTCTGGTGGCCAACGCCAAGGCGTGGCCGTGGCGCGGGCGGCGGCCTTCGGGTCGAAGGTCGTGATCATGGACGAACCGACCGCGGCGCTGGGCGTCAAGGAAAGCCGCCGCGTGCTGGAACTGATCCAGGACGTCAAGAAACGCGGGCTGCCGATCATCCTGATCAGCCACAACATGCCCCATGTTTTCGAGGTGGCCGACCGCATCCACGTGCACCGTCTGGGCAAGCGGCTCTGCGTGATCGACCCCAAGAAGCACACGATGTCGGACGCGGTGGCCTATATGACGGGCGCTAAGGTGCCCGACGAGGTCATGGCCTGAGTCCTGAGGCCTGAGGGCTTTGGCGGTATTGCAGGGGTGAAGGGGGGCGTCGGCCCCCCTTTGCCGTTGCCCCAGCCCAAGATTTTTCGGACGAAAAATCTTGGGCGGCGAGAAGATTTTTCGGTCGAAAAATCTTCGGGTGATGCGGGCGGGGGCCAAGATTTTTCTGGAAAAATCTTGGCGGGTCAGGGCGTCAGCGCCTTGCGCTGGGCGGCGCGGTCCTTGCCGAGTTTGCGTTCGCGCAGGATGATCAGGATGCCTGCGGTCACGACCAGCGCCGCCCCTGCCAACATGGTGCCGCTGGGCACTTCGGCAAAGACGAAATACCCGATGCCGATGGCAAAGAGCATCGAGGCATATTCGAAAGGTGCGACGAGCGAGGCATCGGCCTCGCGGTAGCTTGATGTCAGCAGGATCTGCCCGATCCCGCCAAGGATGCCGCAGCCGACCAGAAGTGCTGCCTCTTGCGGGGTGGGGATGACCCAGCCGAAGGGCAGGGTGACGAGCGAGAGGCCAGATGCGGTGACCGAGAACCAGAAGACCACCGTCGCCGTACGTTCGGTCTGCACCAGTTTACGGACGAAGACCTGCGCCAGCGCCGCAAAGACCGCGCCGCCGAGAACAAGCATCGCGCCGAGAGCCTCGGTCTGGCCCGCGCCGTCGCGCAGCACGGTCAGGCGGGGCGAGAGGACGACGAGCACGCCGGTCAGTCCTAGTGCGACGCAAGAGATGCGGAAGGCGCGGACCTCTTCGTTCAGGAACATTGCGGCGAAGACCACGGTCAGCAGCGGGGCTGCGTAACCGATCGCCGTGACTTCGGGCAGCGGCAGATAGGCGAGGCCCGCAAAGCCGAGGCCCATCGCAACGGTCCCGGCGAAGCCGCGCCAGACATGGCCCAAGGGGTTTGCCGTGCGAAACCCGGTCGAAAGCTCGCGCCGCAGGGCAAGCCACGCGACGATCACGGGTATGGCGAAAAACGAGCGGAAGAACACCGCCTGCCCTGCCGGAACGTGCTGGGCTGTGGCCTTGATCATCGACGACATGACGATGAAAACAAGGACCGAGGCGATTTTCAGGGCGATGCCGCGCAGGGGGCGCATTGAGAGTCTCGCTTTGGGTGTTTTCTCTATAGGGCCTATCCCGCCGCGCCGATAGGGCTGGACCGGTTGGAGCACGCAGGTCATCCTGTGCGAAAATGGAGAAACCGCGATGCGACCAACCGCCCCTCTTGCCGACCGTATCGATCAGGGACGTGGCCTTGTGCCCGCCGATCTGGTGCTCAAGGGCGGGCGGGTGTTCGATCTGGTCACGGGCGAGCTGGTCGAGACCGATGTGGCGATTTGCGGCGATACGATCGTCGGTGTGTTCGGCGGCTACAGTGGGCAGCGCGAGGTCGATGTGTCGGGGCGCGTGCTGGTGGCGGGGTTCATCGACACGCATCTGCATATCGAAAGCTCGCTGGTCACGCCTTTCGAATTCGACCGCTGCGTCTTGCCGCGCGGCGTGACCACGGCGATCTGCGATCCGCATGAAATCGCCAATGTCTGCGGGCTGGACGGGATCAGGTATTTCCTCGATGCCTCGGAACGCACCTTGATGGACATCAGGGTGCAGTTGTCGTCCTGCGTGCCCTCGACCCATATGGAGACGGCGGGGGCGCGGCTGGAAGCGGCGGACCTGATCCCGCTGATGGATCATCCCCGGGTGATCGGGCTGGCCGAGTTCATGAATTTTCCCGGAGTGCTGCACAAGGATGCAGGGTGCATGGCCAAGCTTGAGGCATGGCAGGGCCGCCATATCGACGGGCACGCGCCGCTTTTGCGCGGCAACGACCTGAACGGCTATATCGCGGCCGGGATATGGACCGAGCACGAGGCGACGAGCGCCGGGGAGGCGCTGGAAAAACTGCGAAAGGGAATGCGGGTGCTTATCCGTGAAGGGTCGGTATCGAAAGACCTGCACGCGCTGGTGTCTTTGCTAACGGAACGCCACGCGCCCTATCTGTGCCTGTGCACCGATGACCGCAATCCTTTGGATATCGGCGAGCATGGGCATCTGGATTACATGATCCGCACGGCGATTGCGCTGGGGGCACCGCCCTTGGCGGTCTATCGCGCGGCCAGCCTTTCGGCGGCGGAAGCCTTCGGGCTGAAGGACCGGGGTTTGATCGCGCCGGGCAAGCGGGCGGATATCGTGGTGATCGACACGCTCGAAGGGTGCAATGCAAGCGCGGTCTTTGCGGGCGGGGTCGAGGTGACGGATGCGGCCTTTGCCGCACGCAAGACGATTGAGCCGGTGGCGCGCCATTCGGTCAAGGCGCAGCGGGTCGAGCCGCACCATTTTCGCTGCGGTGGCAACAGGGTCGAAACACCGGTGATTGGCATCTTGCCCGGCAAGATCATCACCGAGCATCTGACCCATGAGATCGCGCCGACCGATGGCGACAAGCGGCCGGACCTTGCGCGTGACCTGCTGCGGATCGCGGTGATCGAGCGGCACGGGGTGAACGGCAATATCGCAACGGGCTTTGTCAAAGGGTTCGGGTTGAAGCGCGGGGCGATTGCTTCGACCGTGTGCCATGACCATCACAACATCGCCGTGGTCGGGGCCGATTACGCCGACATGGCGCTGGCGGCGAACCGTCTGGGTGAAATCGAGGGCGGGTTCGTGGTGGTCGAGGGCGGGCGCGTGCTTGCCGAACTGGCGCTGCCGGTGGCGGGGCTGATGAGCCTCGAGCCGTTCGAGGTGGTGCGTGACGGGCTGGTCAAGCTGCGTGCGGCGGCGGCGGGCTTGGGCGTCGTGCTGGAGGAGCCGTTTTTGCAACTGGCCTTCCTTGCACTGCCGGTCATACCGCATCTCAAGATCACCGATTACGGCATGGTCGATGTGGACAGGTTCGAGGTTATCCCCTGACACGCAGGCGTGATCGCCCCCGACCAAAGGGGGTGATGCGAAACGGTCATGCATCCGGCATAGGGTAAGAGCCACGGATTGGGCGGCGCGGGCAGACGCGCCGCGAAGCTGAGCTGAAGGACGACGCCAGATGGCGAGAGGCAGATCGATCGCGAAACGGTTCCGCAAGGGGGTCAATGGACCGGTTCCCGAGGGGAAGAAGCGGTTTTCACAAATCCTCGACGCGATCGGGGCCGATGAACGGCGCGACCGCGTGTCGGTGTCCGACCTGATGCGGGCGATGGACGCGCGGGCAGTGGCGGCGCTGATCCTGCTTTTTGCCTTGCCCAACGTCATTCCGGCGCCACCCGGCACATCAGCGATCCTTGGCTTGCCGCTGCTCTACCTCACGGCGCAGATGATGCTGGGCAAACTGCCGTGGTTGCCGGCCTTTATCGCCGATAGGTCGATGCTACGCAGCGATTATGTGTCATTCGTCGGGCGGGTCACGCCGCTGCTCGCGCGGGCCGAACGGCTGCTGAAACCGCGCTTCCTGTTCCTGACTTCGGTCAATGCCGAGCGTGTGGTCGGTGGCTTTTGCCTGTTTCTGGCCGTGGTGCTGGCCTTGCCGATTCCCTTGGGCAACATGCTGCCTGCGCTGGCGATATCGCTGATGGCGCTGGGCGTGCTGGAGCGGGACGGCGTCTGGGTCGTGCTGGGGGCGGCGGTGGGCGTGGGGTCGCTGATGATCGTCTGGGGCGTCGTCTACGCGCTGACCAAGGCCGCGATCTTTGTGCTTATGAACGCGTTCTGACCAAAAGTGCCCCCGCAAGCCGGGCTTGGGGGGCAAGTGCGGGATGATCATGGGAGCATCCCGGGTCGTCAGGTGGCGCGGCCCGCTTTCGGGGGCCGCGCAAGCTGCGTCAGTTCGCGGCGAGCCAGGAATTGAAACGCTCGTTCAGTTCCGAGTCGTGATCGACCCAGAATTCGTAGGACGAGGCGAGCGCATTGGTCAGGTTTGCCGCCGCCGTGGGCATGTGCGGGGCCATTTCGGTCTTGCCATCGTTGAACAGGCCGACAAATTCGCCCGAGGATTTGCGCGCCGGGCCATAGCTGATCCATTTCGCCTGTTCGGCCAAGGGCTTGGTGCCGGTCGCATAGGCCAGATACTTCTTGGCCGCTTCGAGGTTCGGCGTGCCCTTCGGGATAACGAACATGTCGTATTCATAGACCTGACCATCCCAGATGACCTGAAACGGTTTGCCCTCGTTCACGGCCGCCGCGAAGATGCGACCGTTGTAGGCGGTGGTCATGGCCACTTCGCCATCGGCGAGCAGTTGCGGCGGTTGCGCGCCCGCTTCCCACCAGATCGTGTCGGCCTTGATCGTGTCGAGCTTGGCGAAGGCGCGGTCGACCCCTTCGGGCGTGTCGAGCGTTGCGTAAACCTCGGCTGCGGGGACGCCATCGGCCATCAACGCCATTTCGAGGTTGGCTTTCGCGCCCTTCCTCATGCCGCGCTTGCCGGGGAATTTCTCGGTGTCGAAGAAATCGGCGATGCCGGTCGGGGCGGTGGGGAATTTGGTGGTGTCATAGGCGAAGACGGTCGAGAAGACGATGTTTGCAACGCCACAATCTGTCAGCGCGCCGGGCAGGAAATCTTCGGCGGCGGGCGTGCCATCGGGGGCTGCGGGCAGCGCGGAATGGTCGATGGTTTCGAGAAGCCCTTCGTCGCACATCCGCACGGCATCGGCATATTCGACATCGGCGATATCGATGGTGACGTTCTTGGCCTCGACCATCGCCTTGACCGGGGTGGCGGGGTTGTCGGCGTCGACCATGTTGACGGTCACGCCGGTTTCGGCGGTGTAGGGCTTGTTGTAGCCTTCGATCTGGCTGGTGGCATAGGCGCCGCCCCATGACATCAGCGTCACTTCCTCGGCCTGCGCGGCAAGCGACAGGCTGGACAGGGCTGTGGTCAGGACGATCAGTTTCTTGATGGACATATGGTTGCTCCCCTGAAGCGGTGATGACGAGACCTGAACGGCCTACTGATTCCGCAGACAGAGTTTGGAGCGGCGGCAGTGGAGGGCAGAGCATTGCACGCGCCCTGCGCCCTGCATTCATGCATAGTGCCTGCCATTAAGCCGGAATCGAAGCCAAGCGCACAACTTTTCCGCGAAACTTGGCTTCGCGGCAAACGGTCAGTGCAGGTCGAGCTTGGGCAGGCTGTGCGTGCTTTGGCGGTAGCGGCGCTCGGGCAGGGGCGAGTGAATCACCTGTACGTCGACGTTGTGCAACGCCTCGTAGGAGGCCGTAATGCGGGCAGAGGCGGGAAAGCCGGGCGCTTCGTCGACGAATTCGAACATCGCGCCGAAGGGCACACCGGGAAACGCGGGCACATCATAGCTGATGACGATCCGGACATAGACGTGCATCGAACAAGCCCTTTGCAAAGAAACCTTTTGCCGCTGGTCTTGACAGTCTAGGGCGCGTCGATGCTGCGCGCGATACGGCCAAAGGGCAGGCCGGGGTGTGCTTTCGACAGAGTGTCGCTGCGGCAGGGAAGGGTGGCAAGGGATCGCTTGGCGGGAAAATGCGTGTTGCAGGCGGGAAGGGCGCCACTTATCTTTCAGCTTGTTTTAAGGGAGTTGCTGATGGGTAGCGGCACGAGGCTTGCGGATGATCGTCCCGGGACGATCGTTTTCGGCACGTTGCTGTTGCCATGATGGCATTGGTTATATGAATTTGAAATCAGTGTTCTCCTTTCGTCGGGGCATGGCCGCAGGCGTGGCAGAGCCGTCCCAACCGGCGCAAGAGCTTACACCCTCCCACCTGATCAAGCGCGTCTTGCGCGAGAACGTCGGCAAGCAGCGGTGGCTTTATGCCGTGGCGATCTGCGCGATGGTTCTGGTTGCGGCCACCACCTCGGCAACGGCATGGATCATGGAGGCGATCTTCGACGTGCTTTCGGGCGCGACGGGGGCGCATGATCCCTTTGCCGTGTCCGTCGTCGTGCTGCTGATCTTTGCGATGAAGGGCATCGCCGGATATGTCCAGCAGGTCGCGCTAAGCCATGCGGGGAACCGCGTCGTCTCGCGCATCCAGAACAAGGTTTATACCAAGCTTCTGCGTCAGGACGCCGGATGGTTCGACGTGACCGAGTCTTCCACCATCATGATCTATGTGACGCACGGCGCCCAATCGGCGCGGCAGGTCATCGATATCGTCGTCACCTCGGCGACGCGCGATCTGTTGACGCTGATCGGGCTGGTGGCCGTCATGGTCTGGCAGAATGCACTGCTGTCGCTGGTCTTCCTGTTCATCCTTCCGGTGGCGCTGCTTGGGGTGCGGGCAGTGCTGGGGCAGGTCCGCAAGATCGCTGCTGCGGAACTCGGGTCTTTGGCCGAAATCACCAAGATCGTCGCCGAAACGTCGGCAGGGTTGCGGGTGGTCCGCAGTTTCGGTCTGGAGCGCATCCTTTCGCTGCGGATGAGCAAGGCCGTCAGGGATGTCGAAAAACGCTCGAATGCCATCGTGCGGCTGGAAAGCATCACTGTGCCGATGATGGATATCCTTGCAGGGGCGGCAATCGGGGCGGTCATTCTGGTCAACACACTGGGCGCCCAAACCGAAACGCCGGCGACGGCGGGCGAGGTCATGTCGTTCATAACCGCGCTTCTGATGGCCTATGAACCGGCAAAGCGGCTGTCGCGGGTGCGTGTCACACTCGAGGCGGCCTTTATCGGGGTGCGGTTGATGTTTTCGATTCTCGACCGGCCCGATGCGATTGCCGATGCGCCGGATGCGACCGGATTGGTGGTCACAGAGGGCAGCGTTGCGCTGCGCGGGGTGACTTTCCATTACGCTGCGAAACCGGTGCTGGACGGTCTTACGCTGGTTTTCCCGGCGGGCAAGGTGACTGCCATCGTCGGGCCCTCGGGCGGGGGGAAGTCTACGATCATGAGCCTGCTCTTGCGGCTTTACGATCCGCAAGCGGGATCGGTCGAGATCGACGGAACCGATCTGCGGGGTGTCACCCGCGGCTCGTTGCGGGCGAACCTGTCCTATGCGGGCCAGAACACCTTTCTTTTCTCGGCCAGCGTGCGCGACAACATCCGCATGGGGCGCGAGAACGCGACCAATGAAGAGGTCGAAGCTGCAGCCGCCAAGGCGCAGGCGCATGATTTCATCATGGCCCTGCCGCAGGGTTACGACACGCAGGTCGGGGAAAACGGAGCCTTCCTGTCGGGCGGGCAGCGGCAGCGTCTGTCGCTGGCGCGGGCGATGCTGAGGGATGCGCCGATCCTCTTGCTGGACGAGGCGACGAGCGCGCTCGACAACCACTCGGAGCGTCTGGTGCGCGATGCCATCGCAGCGACAACGGCAAGCCGGACCACAATCGTCATCGCGCACCGGCTTTCGTCGGTGCTGGTGGCGGACGAGGTCATGTATATCGAGGGCGGGCGTCTGGTCGAGCAGGGGCCGATCCAGCAGTTGCTTGCGGGCGACACGCGCTTTGCGCGACTGTTCCGGTCGGAACTCGATGGCGCGACGCCGGAACCGGATATTCTGGATGTCGCTTCGTGACCGGCGGTATCATCCGGGAACGCGTGAAACTTTACATTCGAACCGAACAAATTTAGGCATTGGAGAGACGGATGGGGTGTTTCGAAAGACACTGGTTTTCGGGCATCGCCAATCGCGGCAAAGACGGCAATCCATGCCGGACGTTCCGCGTGACCGGTTAATGAGTGAACGTTTTATGGAGTCCGCGCGGTCATGAGTGAAAAGAGACACACCTACGAGTACGAGATCGACAGGGACTCCGACACCGCACCCGCGCGTGTTTTGTCGATGGTCAAGCCGGGCAGCAAGGTTCTGGAAATCGGCGCGGGACCTGGGTCTATCACCCGGGTTCTGGTGAACGAAAAGAAGTGCACGGTCGTCGCACTCGAGGTCGAAGAGACCGCGCTGGAAAAGCTGCGCCAGATTTGCGGGACGGTCTATGCGTCGGACTTGAACAAGCTGGGCTGGAGTGCCGAGATCGAGGCCGCGCATGGCAAGTTCGACTATGTCATTGCCGCCGATGTGCTGGAGCATGTCTACAACCCCTCGGGCGTGCTTTCGGAAATGCGCGACCTGCTGAACGACACCGGGTCGGTCATCCTGTCCTTGCCGCATGGCGGGCATTGTGCAGTGCTGGGCTGTCTGGTGGACGAGGATTTCGAATATCGCGACTGGGGTCTTCTGGACCGGACGCATGTGCGCTTTTTCGGGATCAAGAACGTGCAAGAGCTTTATCGCGGGCAGGGGATGGCCATCGAAGAAGCGCAGTTCGTGGTCCGCACGCCCGAGATGACCGAATTCGTCGCTCGTTGGAAGCGGCTGCCCCAAGACGTGCGCGATGCCTTGCGGCGTAACCGCTTTGCCGATGTGTATCAGGTGGTAAGCCGTGCGCGGCCTGTTTTGAAGGTGGCCGCGCCGGTCGATCTGATGGAACAGACCGTGCCGCCGACCGCGCCCGCGATCGGGGATTACTGGGTTTCGGTCATGTCGGGGTTGCCGGTCGATCCGGCGCGCGACCTGCGGACGACCATCGTCGACTTTACGCCGCCTGCGCCTCCGCGCCGCAAACGGTTTCGCGGGTTGCGCCGGCTTTTTGCCAAGCTGCGGCTCAAGGTGAGTGGCTGAGCATGGGACAGGATGTCAAGGCGATTGCCTATTTTCTTACCCAGTTCCATCCGTTCCCCGAGAATGACGCATGGTGGGGCAAGGGTTTTACCGAATGGACCAATTCGTCCAAGGCCAAGCCGCTTTTCAAGGGGCATTATCAGCCGCATTTTCCGGCTGATCTGGGATACTACGACCTGCGGCTGAAAGAGACGCGGCACGAACAGATCAAACTGGCCAAGCAATACGGAATTCACGGGTTTTGCTATTACTACTACTGGTTTTCGGGCAAACGACTGCTTGAACAACCGCTCGATGCGATGTTCGACGACCCCGAGTCGGATTTTCCCTATTGCCTGTGCTGGGCCAATGAAAACTGGACGCGACGCTGGGATGCCGGATCGACCGAGATATTGATGGAGCAGAAATATCTGCCCATCGACGACACGCTGTTTATCGAGTCGATCGCCAAATACCTTGCCGACCCGCGCTATATCCGCTTCGAGGGAAAGCCGCTGCTGATCGTATATCGGCCGCAGCAGATGCCCGATGCCAAGCGCAGCGTGGCAGTCTGGCGCGAATATTGCCGCAAGGCGGGGATCGGCGAGATCCATGTCCGCGCCGCCCTGACGCATCGCAACCACACCTACAAGCAGTTCGATTTCGACGGGTCGGTAGAGTTTCCACCCCATAGCATGAACTGCGAGAACCTGTCGTCGCAGATCAGCTTTCACGGCCACTTCACCGGATATTGCCCCGATTACAAGGACGTGGCCGAGCAGTATCTGGAATACAGGTACGGCGAGACTGCGCTCGGGTTCCGGTCGGTTTTTCCGTCATGGGACAATACGGCGCGGATGGGTGATCGGGCGACGACGATCCTGAACGGGACGCCGGAAAACTATGAATACTGGCTGAAGCGGGCGGTCGAGGCGAGCCAGCGGGATTTTCCCGACCGCGAAAAGTTCGTGTTCATCAACGCATGGAACGAATGGGCCGAAGGCGCGCATCTGGAACCGGATCAGAAATACGGCCACAGGTTCCTCGAAGCGACAGCACGGGTGCTGCGCGGGGAATCGACCGTGTCGGGCTGGACGCACGTCGGGGTGCAAGATGACATGCGCCCCACGCCGGCCGAGGTCGAGGCGGTGGTTTACGTCCAATCGCAAAGCCGCAAGAAAAGCAAACTGAGCCGCGCCTTCCGCAAGCTGCGCGATACGCTGAACGGGCGCCGTTTCCGCTAGGTTTACGTGCCCGAGGTTCGAGTGAAATCCCGCCGCGCGGTTGACCGCGCGGCGGGGTTTCCATTGGAAGCCGTAGTTTTACTGGTCCATGTAGATGTGTTTTTCGGCCTTTGCGCCGGGATGGGTCACGGCACCCCAGCGGGCGCCACCGACGAGTTTGGCGAATTTCCAGATTGCGCCGGTTGCATATTGCGTGGGGCGGGGGCCTGACCATGCGACATGTCGGGTGGCGAGTTCACCGTCGCCCAGTGCGACCGAGATTTCCCCTTTGATCGCGTCGATGGTAACAAGATCACCGTTTCGCAACAGGGCGATGGGGCCGCCGTGGGCGGCTTCGGGGCCGACATGGCCGACGCAGAAGCCGCGCGTTGCACCCGAGAAGCGGCCATCGGTGATGAGTGCCACCTTCTTGCCCATGCCTTGGCCCGAAATGGCGGCGGTGGTTGCCAGCATCTCGCGCATGCCAGGGCCGCCTGCGGGGCCTTCGTTGCGGATGACGATGACTTCGCCTGCCTCGTAGGCGCGGGCGCGGACGGCTTCGAACGCCTCTTCTTCCGACTCGAAGACGCGGGCGGGGCCGGTGAAGACCTGCTCTTCTTCGGTCATTCCGGCGACCTTGACGATGGCGCCATCAGGGGCAAGGTTGCCGCGCAAACCGACGACGCCGCCGGTTGCGGTCAACGGCGTGGCGGCGGGGTAGATCACGCGGCCATCGGCATCGCCGCGGATGTCGTCAAGCTCTTCGCCCAAGGTGCGGCACGAGGCGGTGATGCAGTCTTCGTGCAAGAGGCCGAGTTTGCGCAATTCCTTGAGCACGACGGGGACGCCGCCCACTTCGTAAAGGTCTTTGGCCACGTATTTCCCGCCGGGGCGCAGGTCGCAGAAATAGGGCGTGTCGCGCATGATGTCGGTCACGTCGAAAAGGTCGAAGTCGATCCCCGCCTCGTGCGCGATTGCCGGAAGGTGCAGGGCGGCGTTGGTGCTTCCGCCGGTGCAGGCGACGATGCGCGCGGCGTTTTCAAGGCTTTTGCGGGTGACGATGTCGCGGGCGCGGATGTTCTTTTCGATCAGGCGCAGCACGGCCTCGCCCGAGGTGCGGCCGTAATGGTCGCGGCTTTCGTAAGGGGCGGGTGCGCCTGACGAATTCAGCAGCGCAAGACCCATCGCCTCGGAGACGCAGGCCATGGTGTTGGCGGTGTATTGCGCGCCGCAAGCGCCCGCGCCGGGGCAGGCAACACGTTCGAGGATGGCAAGTTCGGCATCGGACAGGTTGCCCGCCTGATGCTTGCCCACGGCTTCGAACACGTCCTGCACGGTGACGTCTTCGCCATGCAGGCGACCCGGCAGGATGGAGCCTCCGTAGATGAAGACCGAAGGCACATTCAGGCGGACCATCGCCATCATCATGCCCGGCAGGCTTTTGTCGCAGCCCGCCAGCCCTACAAGCGCGTCGTAGCAATGGCCGCGCATCGTCAATTCGACCGTATCGGCGATGGCATCGCGCGAGGCGAGCGAGGAGCGCATGCCCTCGTGCCCCATGGCGATGCCGTCGGTTACGGTGATGGTGGTGAATTCGCGCGGCGTGCCGCCTGCAGCTTTCACCCCCGCCTTTACCGCCTGCGCCTGCCGGTTCAGTGTGATGTTGCAGGGCGCGGCCTCGTTCCAGCAGGTGGCGACGCCGACCCATGGCTGATGGATCTCCTCCTCGGTCAGGCCCATGGCGTAGAAATAGCTGCGATGCGGGGCGCGTGCGGGGCCTTCGGTGACGTGGCGGCTCGGCAGGCGGGATTTGTCGATGCGTGCGGTCATATGGTCCTCTTTATGGGTTGCAAGCGGGGCAATGGGCGGGATCGGCTTGGCCGCTGCGGGGCTTGCGGGTAAGGAAGCCACATGCTGTGCAGCAAAGAAGATCGGCGGCGACAAGGCCTGTCGGAGTGCCGCAATCGCCGCAGGGCAGGCCGGGTTCGTTGCCGGTGCGGCCGAAGCCTGCGGCGGTGCAATCGGGGCAGGGGGTGGCAAGGCGGGCGGCGAGGCGTCGCGCAAGGCCTTCGATCACGGCCATCCGATGCGGGTTCATATGGGCGCGCATGTCGGTTTGCAGAAAGGCGCGGCCAGAGGTGGCATAGGCAAGGGCCATCGCCTCGGCCAGTGCCTGCGGATCGCGCAGACCTTTCGCGACGGGCACTGCGCCCATGGTCGGGGCGACGATGACCGCCGTGGCGGGAAAGCCGATACGGGTCAGGAAGCTTTCGGCCTCGGGCAGGGTGTGGGCGTGGCACTGGTCGTAGTTGGTGGCCGGATCGGTGACATGTTCGACGATTTCCCGCCCGCTTCCGGTGTCGAGCCAGAGCAGGATTTCCTGACCGAGGGGCAGGAAGGGCATGTGGGGATGCGGACCGTAAGAGCCTTCGCTGGCGATGGCGACAGGCAGGCCGGTCGCTTCGGCGGCGGCGCGGGCCTTGGCTCGGGCGGCGTCGAGCATCGTGCCCGTGCGTGCCACTTCGCTGGAGAATGTGCCGAAGCGGTCGGTGTCGATATCGGCACGGGTCAGGGCGATGCCAAGCGCCGCAAGCGGTAGCGCGACTGCCGTCTCTTTGCCGTGCATCGTTCCCAG
Protein-coding sequences here:
- a CDS encoding DMT family transporter, whose translation is MRPLRGIALKIASVLVFIVMSSMIKATAQHVPAGQAVFFRSFFAIPVIVAWLALRRELSTGFRTANPLGHVWRGFAGTVAMGLGFAGLAYLPLPEVTAIGYAAPLLTVVFAAMFLNEEVRAFRISCVALGLTGVLVVLSPRLTVLRDGAGQTEALGAMLVLGGAVFAALAQVFVRKLVQTERTATVVFWFSVTASGLSLVTLPFGWVIPTPQEAALLVGCGILGGIGQILLTSSYREADASLVAPFEYASMLFAIGIGYFVFAEVPSGTMLAGAALVVTAGILIILRERKLGKDRAAQRKALTP
- a CDS encoding exopolysaccharide biosynthesis protein, whose amino-acid sequence is MARGRSIAKRFRKGVNGPVPEGKKRFSQILDAIGADERRDRVSVSDLMRAMDARAVAALILLFALPNVIPAPPGTSAILGLPLLYLTAQMMLGKLPWLPAFIADRSMLRSDYVSFVGRVTPLLARAERLLKPRFLFLTSVNAERVVGGFCLFLAVVLALPIPLGNMLPALAISLMALGVLERDGVWVVLGAAVGVGSLMIVWGVVYALTKAAIFVLMNAF
- the ade gene encoding adenine deaminase gives rise to the protein MRPTAPLADRIDQGRGLVPADLVLKGGRVFDLVTGELVETDVAICGDTIVGVFGGYSGQREVDVSGRVLVAGFIDTHLHIESSLVTPFEFDRCVLPRGVTTAICDPHEIANVCGLDGIRYFLDASERTLMDIRVQLSSCVPSTHMETAGARLEAADLIPLMDHPRVIGLAEFMNFPGVLHKDAGCMAKLEAWQGRHIDGHAPLLRGNDLNGYIAAGIWTEHEATSAGEALEKLRKGMRVLIREGSVSKDLHALVSLLTERHAPYLCLCTDDRNPLDIGEHGHLDYMIRTAIALGAPPLAVYRAASLSAAEAFGLKDRGLIAPGKRADIVVIDTLEGCNASAVFAGGVEVTDAAFAARKTIEPVARHSVKAQRVEPHHFRCGGNRVETPVIGILPGKIITEHLTHEIAPTDGDKRPDLARDLLRIAVIERHGVNGNIATGFVKGFGLKRGAIASTVCHDHHNIAVVGADYADMALAANRLGEIEGGFVVVEGGRVLAELALPVAGLMSLEPFEVVRDGLVKLRAAAAGLGVVLEEPFLQLAFLALPVIPHLKITDYGMVDVDRFEVIP
- a CDS encoding glycosyltransferase WbsX family protein, producing the protein MGQDVKAIAYFLTQFHPFPENDAWWGKGFTEWTNSSKAKPLFKGHYQPHFPADLGYYDLRLKETRHEQIKLAKQYGIHGFCYYYYWFSGKRLLEQPLDAMFDDPESDFPYCLCWANENWTRRWDAGSTEILMEQKYLPIDDTLFIESIAKYLADPRYIRFEGKPLLIVYRPQQMPDAKRSVAVWREYCRKAGIGEIHVRAALTHRNHTYKQFDFDGSVEFPPHSMNCENLSSQISFHGHFTGYCPDYKDVAEQYLEYRYGETALGFRSVFPSWDNTARMGDRATTILNGTPENYEYWLKRAVEASQRDFPDREKFVFINAWNEWAEGAHLEPDQKYGHRFLEATARVLRGESTVSGWTHVGVQDDMRPTPAEVEAVVYVQSQSRKKSKLSRAFRKLRDTLNGRRFR
- a CDS encoding ABC transporter substrate-binding protein, which codes for MSIKKLIVLTTALSSLSLAAQAEEVTLMSWGGAYATSQIEGYNKPYTAETGVTVNMVDADNPATPVKAMVEAKNVTIDIADVEYADAVRMCDEGLLETIDHSALPAAPDGTPAAEDFLPGALTDCGVANIVFSTVFAYDTTKFPTAPTGIADFFDTEKFPGKRGMRKGAKANLEMALMADGVPAAEVYATLDTPEGVDRAFAKLDTIKADTIWWEAGAQPPQLLADGEVAMTTAYNGRIFAAAVNEGKPFQVIWDGQVYEYDMFVIPKGTPNLEAAKKYLAYATGTKPLAEQAKWISYGPARKSSGEFVGLFNDGKTEMAPHMPTAAANLTNALASSYEFWVDHDSELNERFNSWLAAN
- a CDS encoding class I SAM-dependent methyltransferase codes for the protein MSEKRHTYEYEIDRDSDTAPARVLSMVKPGSKVLEIGAGPGSITRVLVNEKKCTVVALEVEETALEKLRQICGTVYASDLNKLGWSAEIEAAHGKFDYVIAADVLEHVYNPSGVLSEMRDLLNDTGSVILSLPHGGHCAVLGCLVDEDFEYRDWGLLDRTHVRFFGIKNVQELYRGQGMAIEEAQFVVRTPEMTEFVARWKRLPQDVRDALRRNRFADVYQVVSRARPVLKVAAPVDLMEQTVPPTAPAIGDYWVSVMSGLPVDPARDLRTTIVDFTPPAPPRRKRFRGLRRLFAKLRLKVSG
- a CDS encoding ABC transporter ATP-binding protein, with the protein product MAAGVAEPSQPAQELTPSHLIKRVLRENVGKQRWLYAVAICAMVLVAATTSATAWIMEAIFDVLSGATGAHDPFAVSVVVLLIFAMKGIAGYVQQVALSHAGNRVVSRIQNKVYTKLLRQDAGWFDVTESSTIMIYVTHGAQSARQVIDIVVTSATRDLLTLIGLVAVMVWQNALLSLVFLFILPVALLGVRAVLGQVRKIAAAELGSLAEITKIVAETSAGLRVVRSFGLERILSLRMSKAVRDVEKRSNAIVRLESITVPMMDILAGAAIGAVILVNTLGAQTETPATAGEVMSFITALLMAYEPAKRLSRVRVTLEAAFIGVRLMFSILDRPDAIADAPDATGLVVTEGSVALRGVTFHYAAKPVLDGLTLVFPAGKVTAIVGPSGGGKSTIMSLLLRLYDPQAGSVEIDGTDLRGVTRGSLRANLSYAGQNTFLFSASVRDNIRMGRENATNEEVEAAAAKAQAHDFIMALPQGYDTQVGENGAFLSGGQRQRLSLARAMLRDAPILLLDEATSALDNHSERLVRDAIAATTASRTTIVIAHRLSSVLVADEVMYIEGGRLVEQGPIQQLLAGDTRFARLFRSELDGATPEPDILDVAS